The following proteins are co-located in the Candidatus Accumulibacter cognatus genome:
- a CDS encoding endonuclease/exonuclease/phosphatase family protein — MRLRVATYNIHKGVTGIRGRPRIHDVRMALDAIDADIVFLQEVQDRNERLARQPGYPLSGTQLDFLATGTYAHRAYGMNAVYPHGHHGNAILSRHRIVDFTNHDISDHILEKRGLLHAVVRFGRGKGREVHLICVHFGLIKRSRLRQATFLADFVQREVPIKAPLIIAGDFNDWQQRVDSLLRDRLGVDEVGEAARSETPDRGVLDWLLPWRTASDTQAGVARTFPSFAPWLTLDRIYVRGFQILEMQVPKGLSWARCSDHAPLIAELEL, encoded by the coding sequence ATGAGGCTACGAGTTGCTACCTACAATATCCATAAGGGTGTCACTGGTATCCGCGGGCGACCGCGCATCCACGACGTACGCATGGCGCTCGACGCCATCGACGCCGACATCGTTTTCCTGCAGGAAGTGCAGGACCGCAACGAACGGCTCGCTCGTCAGCCTGGCTACCCATTATCGGGTACGCAGCTCGATTTTCTGGCCACCGGCACTTACGCGCACCGTGCCTATGGCATGAATGCCGTTTATCCGCATGGGCATCACGGGAATGCCATCCTCTCGCGCCATCGGATTGTAGACTTCACTAACCACGATATCTCCGACCATATCCTGGAAAAACGCGGCCTGTTGCACGCCGTGGTGCGTTTTGGCCGCGGCAAGGGCCGTGAGGTGCACCTGATCTGCGTCCATTTCGGCCTGATCAAGCGTAGCCGCCTGCGGCAGGCCACTTTTCTGGCCGATTTCGTGCAGCGTGAAGTACCCATTAAGGCGCCGCTGATCATTGCCGGCGACTTCAATGACTGGCAACAGCGAGTCGATAGTCTGCTTCGCGACCGGCTGGGTGTCGATGAAGTGGGTGAGGCAGCCAGGTCGGAAACCCCTGACCGTGGGGTTCTCGACTGGTTGCTGCCCTGGCGCACCGCTAGTGATACGCAGGCTGGAGTGGCGCGCACATTTCCGAGTTTTGCCCCGTGGCTGACGCTCGATCGCATCTACGTGCGCGGCTTCCAGATACTCGAAATGCAGGTCCCCAAGGGTCTGTCCTGGGCTCGCTGTTCGGATCACGCGCCGCTGATCGCGGAACTCGAACTCTGA
- a CDS encoding succinate dehydrogenase assembly factor 2 → MDRENLNRLRWRCTRRAMLEMDLLLGEFLDRIFPMLEPEQADAFVTLADMEDLELWPLINGSRQCSDAVQAEVVALLRNVRVK, encoded by the coding sequence GTGGACAGAGAAAACCTCAACCGCCTGCGCTGGCGTTGCACTCGACGCGCAATGCTGGAAATGGACCTCTTGCTCGGGGAGTTTCTTGACCGGATCTTCCCGATGCTGGAACCCGAACAGGCGGACGCATTTGTCACACTGGCCGACATGGAGGATCTGGAACTATGGCCACTGATCAATGGTAGCCGCCAGTGCTCAGATGCGGTCCAGGCCGAAGTCGTTGCGTTGTTGCGCAACGTAAGAGTTAAGTAA
- the gltA gene encoding citrate (Si)-synthase encodes MTIERKATLTIEGRAPVEFPIMTPTHGNDCIDIRTLLGKTGHFTYDSGYLSTASCRSKITFIDGDKGELLYRGYPIEQLAEQCNFLEVAYLLWNGELPTATQKTNFEKNIKVHTMVHEQLVKFYQGFRRDAHPMAVLVGVVGALSAFYHEAENFSDLEHQNISFNRIVAKLPTIIAMAYKYHVGEPFIYPRNDLDYTANFMHMMFGTPCEEYKPNPVLVHALDTIFTLHADHEQNASTSTVRLSGSSGANPYACISAGIACLWGPAHGGANEACLQMLEEIHDVSRVGRYIARAKDKNDEFKLMGFGHRVYKNFDPRAKLMRKVCGDVLQELGLENDRLFKLAMELEKIALEDDYFIEKKLYPNVDFYSGIVQKALGIPTTMFTCIFALARTVGWMTQWEEMINDPEYKIGRPRQLYVGKARRDVIAVDQR; translated from the coding sequence ATGACGATCGAACGTAAAGCAACTTTGACCATCGAGGGGCGGGCGCCCGTCGAATTTCCAATCATGACGCCTACCCACGGCAATGATTGCATCGACATTCGTACCCTGTTGGGCAAGACCGGTCATTTCACCTACGATTCTGGCTACCTGTCGACGGCGAGTTGCCGGTCGAAGATCACGTTCATCGACGGTGACAAGGGCGAACTCCTTTATCGGGGTTATCCGATCGAGCAACTGGCCGAGCAATGCAACTTCCTTGAGGTGGCCTATCTGCTGTGGAACGGCGAGCTGCCGACGGCTACTCAGAAAACCAACTTCGAGAAAAACATCAAGGTACACACGATGGTACACGAGCAGCTGGTGAAGTTTTACCAGGGCTTTCGTCGTGATGCGCATCCGATGGCCGTTCTGGTGGGGGTCGTGGGCGCCTTGTCGGCGTTTTACCATGAAGCCGAGAATTTCTCCGATCTCGAACACCAGAACATCAGCTTCAACCGGATCGTCGCCAAACTCCCGACGATCATCGCCATGGCCTATAAATATCACGTCGGCGAGCCGTTCATTTACCCGCGCAACGACCTCGATTACACTGCCAACTTCATGCACATGATGTTCGGCACGCCCTGCGAGGAGTACAAGCCGAATCCGGTGCTGGTGCACGCCTTGGACACCATTTTCACCTTGCATGCCGATCACGAGCAGAACGCATCGACTTCGACGGTTCGTCTGTCGGGATCTTCCGGCGCTAATCCGTATGCCTGCATCTCAGCGGGGATCGCCTGCCTCTGGGGCCCGGCACACGGCGGTGCCAACGAAGCCTGTCTGCAGATGCTCGAAGAAATCCACGATGTCTCGCGCGTTGGCCGCTACATTGCCCGCGCCAAGGACAAGAACGACGAATTCAAGCTGATGGGTTTTGGTCACCGTGTCTACAAGAACTTCGATCCGCGCGCGAAACTGATGCGCAAGGTCTGCGGCGATGTCCTACAGGAACTCGGTCTAGAGAACGATCGTCTGTTCAAGCTGGCGATGGAACTGGAGAAGATCGCTCTGGAGGATGACTACTTCATCGAGAAGAAGCTCTATCCCAACGTCGATTTCTACTCGGGAATCGTTCAGAAGGCGCTTGGCATTCCAACCACCATGTTCACCTGCATCTTCGCGCTGGCGCGTACGGTCGGGTGGATGACGCAATGGGAAGAGATGATCAACGATCCGGAATACAAGATCGGTCGTCCACGCCAGCTCTATGTCGGCAAAGCCCGGCGTGACGTCATTGCCGTCGACCAGCGCTAG
- a CDS encoding inositol monophosphatase has product MHPALNILIKAARRASQIINRASLDLEHLQVATKRQSDFVTEVDKTAEAAIIEVLREAYPEYGILAEESGQTAGSTGTSEYQWIIDPLDGTTNFIHGLPQYAVSIALAHRGQITQSVVYDTVRNEMFTASKGAGAFLNERRIRVSKCVRLEDALIGTGFPYRIYDHIDAYLAIFKELARKSAGLRRPGAASLDLAYVACGRFDGFWEFGLSPWDIAGGALLISEAGGLISDLAGNESYLQTGNLVAGTPKVFAQLLQVIDNHRTAGLAA; this is encoded by the coding sequence ATGCATCCAGCTCTCAACATCCTCATCAAGGCGGCTCGCCGCGCCAGCCAGATCATCAATCGTGCCTCACTGGATCTCGAGCACCTACAGGTCGCCACCAAGCGTCAGAGCGATTTCGTCACGGAAGTGGATAAGACCGCCGAAGCGGCGATCATCGAGGTGCTGCGCGAGGCATATCCAGAGTATGGCATTCTAGCAGAAGAGTCCGGTCAAACCGCCGGCAGCACTGGCACCAGCGAGTATCAGTGGATCATCGATCCGCTTGACGGCACCACCAATTTCATTCACGGTCTTCCTCAATACGCGGTCTCGATTGCACTCGCTCACCGCGGCCAGATCACCCAGTCGGTGGTATATGACACGGTCAGGAACGAGATGTTCACTGCCAGCAAGGGCGCTGGCGCCTTCCTCAACGAACGCCGCATCCGTGTCAGCAAGTGCGTCAGGCTCGAAGACGCGTTGATTGGCACCGGCTTCCCTTACCGCATCTACGACCACATCGACGCTTACTTGGCGATCTTCAAGGAACTGGCGCGAAAATCTGCCGGCCTCCGCCGCCCCGGCGCCGCTTCTCTCGATCTGGCCTATGTGGCCTGCGGTCGTTTCGACGGCTTCTGGGAATTCGGCTTGTCGCCCTGGGACATCGCCGGTGGCGCGCTGTTGATTTCCGAGGCCGGCGGCTTGATCAGTGATCTTGCAGGCAACGAAAGCTACCTGCAAACCGGCAACCTGGTCGCTGGTACGCCCAAAGTCTTTGCTCAATTGTTGCAAGTGATCGACAATCATCGGACGGCGGGGCTGGCGGCGTGA
- a CDS encoding SRPBCC family protein, translating into MSAKTAQYTRRPLAAPLRPAVRRFLPSALVALMSLMIACDAMAQSDATGGAAARVEVSLDGEIYSVRASAQLAADQRVVWETLTDYERLREFIPGVTRARVLARTGNQLSIEQVGVFSVLFIDLPVRVRLAVQHLPYTMVLARMDASPLDAGEPTLRSFSGRYTLSVVRLAQRAGVRLDYDAQFELTRPLPVVIGPLFGVAAVRGTMRAQFEAMLREIERRQALLVAAEQAE; encoded by the coding sequence ATGTCTGCCAAGACTGCGCAGTATACCAGACGACCACTCGCCGCGCCGCTGCGTCCAGCTGTGCGGCGCTTCTTGCCGAGTGCGCTGGTGGCTCTGATGTCACTGATGATCGCTTGCGATGCCATGGCGCAGAGCGATGCAACCGGCGGCGCAGCGGCCCGCGTCGAGGTGTCGCTCGACGGCGAAATCTACAGCGTGCGAGCCAGCGCGCAGTTGGCCGCCGATCAGCGTGTGGTTTGGGAAACGCTGACCGACTATGAGCGCCTGCGCGAGTTTATTCCTGGTGTGACGCGCGCACGCGTTCTCGCACGTACAGGAAACCAGCTCAGTATCGAGCAGGTCGGCGTGTTCTCGGTATTGTTTATCGATCTGCCGGTACGGGTCCGCCTGGCGGTTCAGCACCTTCCCTACACGATGGTGCTGGCGCGCATGGATGCGAGTCCCCTGGACGCGGGTGAGCCGACGCTGCGCAGTTTCAGCGGCCGTTACACGCTGAGCGTGGTCCGCCTGGCGCAGCGTGCCGGGGTGCGGCTGGACTACGACGCGCAGTTCGAACTGACGCGACCGCTGCCCGTGGTGATCGGCCCGCTGTTTGGCGTTGCCGCCGTGCGCGGCACGATGCGTGCGCAGTTCGAGGCGATGCTGCGCGAGATCGAGCGGCGACAGGCGCTGCTGGTCGCTGCGGAGCAAGCCGAATGA
- a CDS encoding 2-oxoglutarate dehydrogenase E1 component: MMNQLFGNSLLFGGNAPFVEELYENYLDNPGSVSDQWREYFDKLAQLPGYVARDVPHLPVINAFAELARKGGYRAAAVTPVDDRKQVSVLQMITSYRFIGDRWANLDPLKRTPRPEVPQLDPAYYGLSDADLNTVFNAGSFKGTPDHATFGQIYDALKATYCGSIGVEYMYISTVAEKRWIQDRLERIHSKPNYTAEQRRRMLERLTAAETLERYLHTRYVGQKRFSLEGGESTIVAMDELIRVAGAGGVDEIVVGMAHRGRLNVLVNTLGKAPSMLFDEFEGKKAQILTAGDVKYHMGYSSDVSTPGGPCHLTLAFNPSHLEIVNPVVVGSVYSRQRRRGENGKDKVLSVLIHGDAAVAGQGVNQEMLNFAQTRGYGVGGTVHIVINNQIGFTTSDPRDYRSSLYCTDIFKMAEAPIFHVNGDDPEAVALVTSLAVEFRKTFKKDVVVDIVCYRKLGHNEQDEPMVTQPLMYKKIQQHPGTRKLYADKLVAEGVLHAEGPNEIIADYRAHLDRGELLYNPVLAGYKHPMTIDWTPFVSPQYIENCDTKVPVGELQRLSERLTTIPPNFTLHSRVQKIIEDRRQMGEGKLPVDWGMAENLAYASLLVSGYGVRISGEDVGRSTFFHRHAALHDQNREHWDHGTYYPLANLQERQGGFQCFDSVLSEEAVLAFEYGYSTANPHELVVWEAQFGDFANGAQVVIDQFIAAGEAKWGRASGLVLLLPHGYEGQGPEHSSARIERYMQLCAEMNMEVCQPSTPAQVFHMLRRQALRSQRKPLIVFSPKSLLRHKDATSTLEELSDGEFQRVIGEVEPIIAKKVTRVIFCSGKIYYELVAARHERKVSHVAIARLEQLYPFPQESFQEELAKYPKATEVVWCQDEPRNQGAWYWIASRQHLSRSLSDKQHLLLVSRPASASPAVGYQSKHNAQQKALIDSAFGEIEYYKLP; encoded by the coding sequence ATGATGAATCAGCTTTTTGGTAACTCCCTACTCTTTGGCGGCAATGCACCCTTTGTCGAGGAGTTGTACGAAAACTATCTCGACAATCCTGGCTCTGTCTCCGATCAATGGCGCGAGTATTTCGACAAGCTGGCGCAACTGCCGGGTTACGTTGCCCGCGATGTTCCTCATTTGCCAGTGATCAATGCGTTTGCTGAACTGGCAAGAAAGGGAGGCTACCGCGCCGCGGCAGTCACACCGGTAGATGACAGGAAACAGGTCAGCGTTCTCCAGATGATCACCTCGTATCGTTTCATTGGCGACCGCTGGGCCAACCTGGACCCACTCAAACGCACGCCGCGTCCGGAGGTGCCGCAGCTCGATCCTGCCTATTACGGTCTTTCCGATGCTGACCTGAATACCGTGTTCAATGCCGGATCGTTCAAGGGAACGCCGGACCACGCCACCTTTGGCCAGATCTACGACGCACTCAAGGCGACCTATTGCGGATCGATCGGCGTCGAGTACATGTACATCAGTACGGTCGCCGAGAAACGCTGGATTCAAGATCGCCTCGAGCGCATCCATTCGAAGCCGAACTATACTGCCGAGCAGAGAAGACGGATGCTCGAACGTCTGACTGCCGCCGAAACGCTCGAACGCTACCTACACACCCGTTATGTCGGGCAGAAACGCTTCTCGCTCGAAGGGGGAGAATCCACGATCGTGGCCATGGATGAACTGATTCGTGTCGCCGGCGCCGGAGGGGTGGACGAGATCGTCGTCGGAATGGCTCACCGTGGCCGCCTCAACGTGTTGGTCAATACGCTGGGCAAGGCGCCGTCGATGTTATTTGACGAATTCGAGGGCAAAAAGGCGCAGATACTGACTGCCGGTGACGTCAAGTACCACATGGGTTACTCGTCCGACGTGTCAACCCCGGGCGGTCCCTGCCATCTGACGCTGGCGTTCAACCCCTCACACCTCGAAATCGTGAACCCGGTAGTCGTCGGTTCGGTGTATTCGCGCCAGCGTCGTCGCGGCGAGAACGGCAAGGACAAGGTACTCTCCGTGCTCATCCATGGGGATGCAGCCGTCGCTGGCCAGGGAGTCAACCAGGAAATGCTCAATTTCGCGCAGACGCGCGGTTACGGTGTGGGCGGTACGGTCCATATCGTCATCAATAACCAGATCGGCTTCACCACCTCCGACCCGCGCGACTACCGTTCGTCCTTGTACTGTACCGACATCTTCAAGATGGCCGAAGCACCCATCTTTCATGTCAATGGGGATGATCCGGAAGCGGTGGCGCTGGTCACTAGCCTGGCCGTCGAATTCCGCAAAACCTTCAAGAAGGATGTCGTGGTCGACATTGTCTGTTATCGCAAGCTCGGTCACAACGAGCAGGATGAGCCGATGGTCACACAACCGCTGATGTACAAGAAGATCCAGCAGCATCCCGGCACGCGCAAGCTCTACGCAGACAAGCTGGTTGCCGAAGGCGTACTGCACGCCGAGGGTCCGAACGAGATCATCGCCGATTACCGTGCTCACCTCGATCGTGGCGAACTGTTGTATAACCCGGTCCTCGCCGGTTACAAGCACCCGATGACCATCGACTGGACACCGTTCGTCTCGCCGCAATACATCGAAAATTGTGATACCAAGGTGCCAGTCGGCGAACTGCAGCGCCTGTCCGAGCGGTTGACGACTATTCCACCGAACTTCACGTTGCACAGCCGCGTTCAGAAGATCATCGAGGACCGTCGCCAGATGGGCGAGGGCAAGCTCCCGGTCGACTGGGGAATGGCCGAAAACCTGGCTTACGCCTCGCTGCTGGTTTCCGGCTATGGCGTTCGTATTTCCGGCGAGGATGTTGGCCGCAGCACTTTCTTCCACCGACACGCCGCGCTGCACGACCAGAATCGTGAGCACTGGGATCATGGGACCTATTACCCGCTGGCCAACCTGCAGGAACGGCAGGGTGGTTTCCAATGCTTCGACTCGGTGCTCTCGGAGGAGGCAGTGCTGGCCTTCGAGTATGGCTACTCGACCGCCAATCCGCACGAGTTGGTGGTCTGGGAGGCGCAATTCGGGGACTTCGCCAACGGTGCGCAAGTGGTCATCGACCAGTTCATCGCTGCCGGAGAAGCCAAGTGGGGGCGGGCCAGTGGACTGGTACTGCTGCTGCCGCATGGTTATGAAGGACAGGGTCCGGAGCATTCTTCGGCACGCATCGAGCGTTACATGCAGCTCTGTGCCGAGATGAACATGGAAGTCTGCCAGCCATCGACACCAGCGCAGGTTTTCCACATGCTGCGCCGGCAAGCACTGCGTAGCCAGCGCAAACCGTTGATCGTTTTCTCGCCGAAATCGCTGCTTCGCCACAAGGATGCAACCTCGACGCTGGAGGAGTTGAGCGACGGAGAGTTCCAGCGCGTGATCGGAGAAGTCGAACCGATCATTGCCAAGAAGGTCACCCGAGTGATCTTCTGCTCCGGCAAGATCTACTACGAACTGGTGGCTGCACGGCACGAGCGGAAGGTCTCGCATGTTGCGATTGCCCGACTCGAGCAGCTCTATCCCTTTCCGCAAGAGTCTTTCCAGGAGGAACTGGCCAAGTACCCAAAAGCTACGGAAGTTGTTTGGTGTCAGGATGAGCCGCGCAATCAAGGTGCTTGGTACTGGATCGCCTCGCGTCAGCACCTGTCGCGCTCGCTCAGCGACAAGCAGCATTTGTTGCTGGTTTCCCGTCCAGCCTCAGCGTCCCCGGCGGTTGGTTACCAAAGCAAGCACAACGCCCAACAAAAGGCTCTGATCGACTCCGCCTTCGGTGAGATCGAGTACTACAAATTGCCCTAG
- the odhB gene encoding 2-oxoglutarate dehydrogenase complex dihydrolipoyllysine-residue succinyltransferase, translating to MIIDVKVPQLSESVAEATLVTWHKKAGEAVTRDENLIDIETDKVVLELPAPDGGVLVEIVKTDGETVVAGEVIARIDTAAQAGAVAGAVPATRGIPAKTEAVAMAPVTAAGVALPAARKILEEKGMAASSVAGTGRGGRVTKSDALAAQAQAPVVKAAAAADPVASPVSGLAPAPSVTVPLGDRPEQRVPMSRLRARVAERLLQSQATNAILTTFNEVNMGPIMALRKQYGDRFEKVHGVRLGFMGFFVKAAVAALQKFPVINASVDGNDIVYHGYIDIGIAVGSPRGLVVPILRDADQMTIADIEKKIGEFGSKAKDGKLSMEDLTGGTFSISNGGVFGSMLSTPIINPPQSAILGIHATKDRPVVENGQVVIRPINYLAMSYDHRIIDGREAVLGLVTMKEALEDPARLLLGV from the coding sequence ATGATCATCGACGTCAAAGTTCCACAGCTTTCCGAGTCAGTTGCCGAAGCGACCCTGGTCACCTGGCACAAGAAGGCCGGCGAAGCCGTCACAAGGGATGAAAACCTGATCGACATCGAGACCGACAAGGTCGTCCTCGAACTGCCAGCACCGGATGGTGGCGTGCTGGTTGAAATTGTCAAGACTGACGGGGAGACTGTGGTTGCGGGTGAGGTGATTGCGCGCATCGATACTGCCGCGCAGGCTGGCGCAGTCGCGGGCGCAGTACCAGCAACGAGGGGGATACCGGCCAAAACAGAGGCCGTGGCGATGGCTCCGGTTACGGCTGCGGGTGTCGCTTTGCCGGCAGCCCGCAAAATCCTCGAAGAGAAAGGGATGGCCGCCAGCAGTGTCGCGGGTACCGGTCGTGGCGGTCGGGTGACCAAGAGTGATGCACTGGCCGCCCAGGCGCAGGCGCCTGTGGTGAAAGCGGCTGCGGCTGCAGACCCGGTCGCCAGCCCGGTTTCGGGGCTGGCACCAGCACCGAGCGTGACGGTGCCGCTTGGTGACCGGCCGGAGCAGCGCGTACCGATGTCACGTCTGCGTGCCCGAGTTGCCGAGCGCCTGCTGCAATCACAGGCGACCAATGCGATCCTGACCACCTTCAATGAGGTGAACATGGGCCCGATCATGGCCCTGCGCAAGCAATATGGTGATCGCTTCGAAAAGGTACACGGGGTTCGCCTCGGTTTCATGGGCTTCTTTGTCAAGGCCGCCGTTGCGGCGCTGCAAAAATTCCCGGTGATCAACGCCTCGGTCGATGGCAACGACATCGTATACCATGGCTACATCGACATCGGCATTGCTGTAGGCAGCCCGCGCGGCCTGGTGGTGCCGATCCTGCGCGACGCTGACCAGATGACCATTGCCGACATCGAGAAGAAAATCGGCGAATTCGGCAGCAAGGCCAAGGACGGCAAGCTGTCGATGGAAGATCTGACCGGCGGCACCTTCTCGATTTCCAACGGCGGTGTCTTCGGTTCGATGTTGTCGACCCCGATCATCAATCCGCCGCAGTCGGCGATCCTCGGCATTCATGCGACCAAGGACCGTCCAGTGGTCGAAAATGGCCAAGTAGTGATCCGTCCGATCAACTATCTGGCCATGTCATACGATCATCGGATTATCGACGGTCGCGAGGCGGTGCTCGGCCTGGTGACCATGAAGGAAGCACTGGAGGATCCAGCTCGCCTGCTGCTTGGCGTTTGA
- the lpdA gene encoding dihydrolipoyl dehydrogenase — protein MSKQFDVLVIGGGPGGYIAAIRAAQLGFNVACCESNAYADPKGEPRLGGTCLNVGCIPSKALLHTSHLFEESGHSFAEQGICVGTPTIDVARMIGRKEGIVKQLTSGIKGLFKKNKVTLLNGHGAFVGRKESAESEVWQIRVGDVLVEARQIIVATGSKARHLPGVPVDNEIVCDNIGALDLNAVPKRLAVIGAGVIGLEMGSVWRRLGSEVTILEALPEFLSVTDIDVAKEAAKVFAKQGLKIITGIEIGDVKISQKGVSIDYTGRDGSEQKLDADRLIVSIGRIPNTDGLDADKVGLKLTERGQIEVDAQCRTNLPGVWAVGDVVAGPMLAHKAMEEGVMVAEIMAGQSGHCNHETIPWVIYTSPEIAWVGKTEQQLKAEGVAYKAGRIPFAANGRALGMGEPNGFVKMLACATTDRILGVHIIGANASELISEGVVAMEFGAAAEDLARICHAHPTLSEVVHEAALACDKRPLHF, from the coding sequence ATGTCCAAACAATTTGACGTTCTCGTTATCGGTGGTGGCCCGGGTGGCTACATTGCCGCCATTCGGGCCGCACAGCTTGGTTTCAATGTCGCCTGCTGTGAATCAAATGCCTATGCCGATCCCAAGGGAGAACCGCGTCTTGGCGGTACCTGCCTGAACGTTGGTTGCATTCCTTCGAAAGCGCTGCTGCATACCTCGCACCTCTTTGAGGAGAGCGGGCACAGCTTTGCTGAGCAGGGGATCTGTGTCGGTACGCCGACCATCGATGTGGCCAGGATGATCGGTCGCAAGGAGGGTATCGTTAAACAGCTGACCAGTGGCATCAAGGGCCTGTTCAAGAAAAACAAGGTCACTCTGCTCAATGGGCACGGTGCTTTTGTCGGGCGCAAGGAATCGGCTGAAAGTGAGGTCTGGCAGATCAGGGTGGGTGACGTACTGGTCGAGGCTAGGCAGATAATCGTGGCTACCGGTTCCAAGGCCCGTCATCTGCCTGGGGTGCCTGTCGATAACGAGATCGTTTGCGACAACATCGGTGCGCTCGACCTCAACGCCGTGCCGAAGAGGCTCGCGGTCATCGGTGCCGGCGTCATCGGCCTTGAAATGGGCAGCGTCTGGCGTCGCCTGGGTTCTGAAGTGACCATCCTTGAAGCGCTACCGGAATTTCTTTCAGTCACCGATATCGACGTGGCCAAGGAAGCTGCCAAGGTTTTTGCCAAACAGGGCCTGAAGATCATTACCGGCATCGAAATCGGTGATGTCAAGATTTCCCAGAAAGGGGTCTCGATCGACTATACCGGCAGGGACGGCAGCGAGCAGAAACTCGATGCCGATCGACTGATTGTCTCGATCGGCCGCATTCCCAACACGGATGGCCTGGATGCCGACAAGGTGGGTCTCAAACTGACCGAGCGAGGCCAGATCGAAGTCGATGCCCAATGCCGTACCAATCTCCCCGGCGTATGGGCGGTGGGTGATGTCGTCGCCGGTCCGATGCTGGCGCACAAGGCGATGGAAGAGGGCGTCATGGTCGCCGAGATCATGGCTGGTCAGTCCGGGCACTGCAATCACGAGACTATCCCCTGGGTGATTTACACCAGTCCGGAGATCGCCTGGGTCGGCAAGACCGAACAACAGTTGAAGGCCGAAGGCGTTGCCTACAAAGCCGGCAGGATTCCTTTTGCCGCGAACGGTCGTGCGCTTGGCATGGGCGAGCCAAACGGTTTCGTCAAGATGCTCGCTTGCGCCACGACCGACCGTATTCTCGGTGTCCATATCATCGGCGCGAATGCCTCCGAGCTGATCTCGGAGGGGGTCGTGGCGATGGAGTTCGGCGCCGCCGCCGAGGATCTGGCGCGCATTTGCCATGCGCATCCGACATTGTCGGAGGTGGTCCACGAAGCTGCGCTGGCCTGCGACAAGCGGCCACTACACTTCTAG
- a CDS encoding MBL fold metallo-hydrolase yields the protein MKYQIIPVTPFEQNCSLLWCEQTRRGAVVDPGGDVSRILRAVAANGVELEKILVTHGHIDHAGAVADLADRLSLPIEGPQREDQFWIDGMPVQSRMFGFANVRAFTPDRWLVQGDKVSFGKVEMDVLHCPGHTPGHVVFFYPPGRLAIVGDVLFQGSIGRTDFPKGDFDTLISSIRNRLWPLGDDVAFIPGHGPMSTFGAERRSNPFCGD from the coding sequence ATGAAATATCAGATCATCCCGGTGACTCCCTTCGAGCAGAACTGCAGCCTGCTCTGGTGCGAGCAAACCAGACGCGGTGCCGTCGTAGACCCGGGTGGTGATGTATCGCGTATCCTGCGAGCAGTTGCGGCTAACGGCGTCGAGCTGGAGAAAATTCTCGTCACGCACGGTCACATCGACCACGCCGGCGCCGTCGCTGATTTGGCGGATCGTTTGTCCTTGCCGATCGAAGGACCGCAGCGCGAAGACCAGTTCTGGATTGACGGCATGCCGGTGCAGAGCAGGATGTTCGGCTTTGCCAACGTGCGTGCCTTCACTCCTGACCGCTGGCTCGTCCAGGGCGACAAGGTATCGTTCGGCAAGGTCGAAATGGATGTCCTGCATTGTCCTGGCCACACGCCTGGGCACGTGGTTTTCTTTTACCCGCCGGGCCGCTTGGCGATCGTTGGCGACGTGCTGTTCCAGGGGTCGATTGGCCGTACCGATTTTCCGAAAGGCGATTTTGATACGCTGATTTCTTCGATCCGCAACCGGCTCTGGCCGCTCGGCGACGATGTCGCCTTCATCCCTGGTCATGGACCGATGTCGACTTTCGGAGCCGAGAGACGCAGCAATCCTTTCTGCGGAGACTAA